The following proteins come from a genomic window of Novosphingobium sp. P6W:
- the nirD gene encoding nitrite reductase small subunit NirD: MTDWIDIGTLNDIPQRGARTVQIEGEKEIAVFRTGDDHVFALVNECPHKKGPLSQGIVHGHAVSCPLHNWNIALATGQAQGSDSGCTPTIAVRLDGGRVMIARPLPLREAA; the protein is encoded by the coding sequence ATGACCGACTGGATCGATATCGGAACTCTGAACGACATCCCGCAGCGCGGCGCGCGCACGGTGCAGATCGAAGGCGAGAAGGAAATCGCCGTTTTCCGCACGGGAGACGATCACGTTTTCGCGCTTGTCAACGAATGCCCGCACAAGAAGGGGCCGCTGAGCCAGGGCATCGTCCATGGCCATGCGGTGTCCTGCCCGCTGCACAACTGGAACATCGCGCTGGCGACCGGCCAGGCGCAAGGATCGGACTCTGGCTGCACGCCCACTATCGCGGTGCGGCTGGACGGGGGAAGGGTGATGATCGCCCGCCCGCTGCCGCTGCGGGAAGCGGCGTGA
- a CDS encoding LacI family DNA-binding transcriptional regulator — MKRQSSAHQHGETTIEDVATAAGVSVRTISRVINNSPLVNQATRLQVEQVIAHLRFTPSSRARGLALRRSFLIGLVHNDHNALVLDSIQRDVITATARSGYELITHPNSLESQAAIDEILAFVERSRVDGLIVLPPISGIPGLADALSDAGILAVALSSVPIAGFSDVIISKEREAGADVARYLMDLGHRSLGIVNGPVEVSSAQERRAGFVDEALSAGASVVEAAGDYRFASGVAAADHLLSLARRPTGVFAANDIMAAAMLKVAAIRGILIPGDLSVVGFDGSMITQMLTPALASVYRPFGAMAQGAALRLIARIEGKELPPRPDVRLRIIPAESTGPAKRP, encoded by the coding sequence ATGAAACGGCAAAGCAGCGCGCATCAACATGGTGAAACGACGATAGAAGACGTGGCGACTGCTGCGGGGGTTTCCGTTCGGACGATATCTCGTGTTATCAATAATTCGCCGCTGGTGAACCAGGCCACCCGTTTGCAAGTCGAGCAGGTCATTGCCCACTTGAGATTCACCCCCAGCTCACGTGCGCGAGGACTGGCCCTGCGGCGATCCTTCCTGATCGGGCTGGTCCATAACGACCACAATGCATTGGTATTGGATTCTATACAAAGAGACGTAATAACCGCGACCGCACGCAGCGGCTATGAGCTGATTACGCACCCCAACTCCCTTGAATCCCAAGCGGCGATTGATGAAATCCTCGCGTTCGTAGAACGGTCACGGGTTGATGGGCTGATCGTCCTTCCCCCAATCTCGGGCATCCCTGGCCTGGCAGACGCCTTGTCGGACGCCGGAATCCTCGCTGTGGCACTATCATCCGTGCCTATCGCAGGCTTCAGCGATGTAATCATCAGCAAAGAGCGTGAAGCCGGCGCCGACGTCGCCCGCTACCTCATGGACCTTGGCCACCGCAGTCTGGGCATCGTCAATGGCCCGGTAGAGGTTAGTTCCGCGCAAGAACGCCGAGCCGGGTTCGTCGATGAGGCGTTATCCGCAGGCGCTTCCGTTGTCGAAGCTGCCGGGGATTATCGCTTCGCCTCCGGCGTGGCAGCCGCCGACCATCTTCTCTCGCTAGCCCGGCGGCCTACCGGAGTATTCGCCGCGAACGATATCATGGCGGCAGCAATGCTGAAGGTTGCGGCAATTCGCGGCATTTTGATCCCTGGCGATCTATCCGTCGTCGGTTTCGATGGCAGCATGATCACACAGATGCTTACGCCTGCGTTGGCCTCAGTCTACCGCCCTTTCGGAGCCATGGCCCAAGGCGCTGCGTTGCGCCTGATAGCGCGGATCGAGGGCAAGGAACTCCCCCCCCGGCCCGATGTTCGATTGCGAATAATTCCCGCTGAATCAACTGGTCCCGCCAAGAGGCCCTGA
- a CDS encoding molybdopterin molybdotransferase MoeA has translation MASCKRALPPKHASRLEWRVATAAELPCAAKIGFDAALEIVRASASPLGMETVPLAKAGRRILALPVIAQVDAPRRDCAAMDGFAVRSQDLQADVTRLRLSGESAAGGPVPALLRPGTAFRISTGAPMPPGADRVVMREYARVDGNFVHVPPLSDKPHVRARASDIARGTTLLAPGTRIDARAMVVASAADLGAVTVWRRPRLRILANGDELAEPGSAGTDADKVPDSLSEALLLMGRQWGAKPLGVSRTKDNSQDLRTAVSHALDDADVLVIAGGASDSHRDLARSALLPLGLQIHFAGVSMKPGKPIWYGKIARTHVLGLPGNPTAALTTARLFMAPLLAALSGAGFHSALDWHQRRSVTDVAKGGDRDQFLCAYRDENDRVQIIERQEASAQMMLATADLLVERRRGACGGAAGTLLRCLRF, from the coding sequence ATGGCTTCGTGCAAGCGCGCGCTACCGCCGAAGCATGCCTCACGCTTGGAATGGCGCGTGGCTACGGCGGCTGAACTTCCCTGCGCGGCAAAGATCGGCTTCGATGCGGCATTGGAAATCGTGCGGGCATCCGCATCTCCGCTGGGCATGGAAACCGTGCCGCTTGCAAAGGCGGGGCGGCGAATTCTGGCGCTGCCTGTAATCGCACAAGTCGATGCACCGCGCCGGGACTGTGCAGCTATGGATGGGTTTGCGGTACGGTCGCAGGACCTGCAGGCCGACGTCACGCGCCTCAGGCTGAGCGGGGAAAGCGCTGCGGGAGGGCCAGTGCCCGCGCTCCTGCGGCCCGGAACGGCGTTTCGTATTTCGACCGGGGCACCGATGCCACCGGGGGCAGACCGTGTGGTAATGCGTGAGTATGCCCGCGTTGACGGCAACTTTGTCCATGTGCCGCCCCTGTCGGACAAACCACACGTGCGCGCGCGGGCTTCGGACATCGCGCGCGGGACAACTCTGCTGGCCCCCGGAACACGGATCGATGCCCGGGCAATGGTCGTCGCTTCCGCTGCCGATCTCGGGGCGGTGACGGTATGGCGCCGACCACGACTGCGCATCCTTGCCAACGGTGACGAACTTGCCGAACCCGGCAGCGCAGGAACGGACGCCGATAAGGTCCCCGACAGCCTCAGCGAAGCCTTGCTGCTGATGGGCCGCCAATGGGGGGCAAAGCCGCTTGGCGTGTCGCGTACGAAAGACAACTCGCAGGACCTGCGAACTGCGGTATCGCACGCGCTGGACGATGCTGATGTGCTTGTCATCGCAGGAGGGGCGTCTGACAGCCATCGTGACCTGGCGCGCTCGGCGCTCTTGCCGTTGGGACTGCAGATCCACTTCGCAGGCGTGTCGATGAAGCCAGGCAAGCCGATCTGGTACGGAAAAATCGCAAGGACTCATGTACTGGGGCTGCCGGGAAATCCGACCGCGGCGTTGACGACCGCTCGGCTATTTATGGCGCCCCTGCTCGCCGCGCTTTCCGGAGCCGGTTTTCACAGTGCGCTGGATTGGCATCAACGCCGCTCGGTGACCGATGTCGCGAAGGGAGGGGATCGCGATCAGTTCCTCTGCGCCTATCGCGATGAGAATGACCGCGTCCAAATCATCGAACGGCAAGAGGCTTCCGCACAGATGATGCTCGCGACAGCCGATTTGCTGGTCGAACGCCGACGGGGAGCATGCGGCGGCGCAGCCGGTACGCTGCTGCGTTGCCTGCGGTTCTAA
- the cobA gene encoding uroporphyrinogen-III C-methyltransferase yields the protein MEPIIAPGEVWLVGAGPGDPDLLTRKAEKLIAAADVIFHDALVGQGVLDLVPAGVEMVSVGKRSGRHSKDQRTIDELLVAAALAGRRVVRLKGGDPAMFARATEEMSALRGAGVRVRICPGITAASAVAASAGISLSLRGIARRVQFVTAHSRNGQTLDLDWQALADPACTLAVYMGREAAPELSLALIAAGLPGATPVLITCDASLPQEQQLRTRLDLLPIVIQAFAEDRPTLILIGEAVAQPDGFVQARATAEACLTLGMARGYGG from the coding sequence ATGGAGCCGATCATTGCGCCCGGCGAAGTGTGGCTGGTAGGGGCCGGTCCAGGCGATCCCGACCTCCTCACCCGTAAGGCGGAAAAACTGATTGCTGCTGCGGATGTGATTTTTCACGATGCGCTGGTCGGACAGGGCGTGCTCGACCTTGTGCCCGCCGGCGTGGAAATGGTCAGCGTCGGCAAGCGCTCCGGGCGCCATTCCAAGGATCAGCGCACGATCGACGAGCTGCTCGTCGCAGCCGCGCTGGCGGGAAGGCGTGTTGTGCGCCTCAAGGGCGGCGATCCGGCGATGTTCGCGCGTGCGACCGAAGAAATGTCGGCCCTGCGCGGCGCGGGGGTGCGGGTTCGGATATGCCCCGGCATCACGGCGGCCAGTGCAGTTGCGGCTTCTGCGGGGATTTCGCTTTCCCTTCGAGGCATCGCCCGCCGGGTGCAGTTCGTGACTGCGCACAGCCGCAACGGGCAGACCCTGGATCTGGACTGGCAGGCACTGGCGGACCCCGCCTGTACCCTGGCCGTCTACATGGGGCGCGAGGCGGCGCCCGAACTCAGCCTGGCGTTGATCGCAGCGGGTCTGCCTGGCGCGACGCCGGTGCTGATCACCTGCGATGCCTCGCTGCCGCAGGAGCAGCAGTTGCGCACCCGGCTCGACCTGCTGCCGATCGTCATTCAGGCGTTTGCCGAAGATAGGCCGACGCTGATCCTGATCGGCGAAGCCGTCGCCCAGCCCGATGGCTTCGTGCAAGCGCGCGCTACCGCCGAAGCATGCCTCACGCTTGGAATGGCGCGTGGCTACGGCGGCTGA